CCCTGCTGGTGACCGGCGACCTCACCGATCACGCCGCGCCCGAGGAGATGTTGGAGGCGCACAAGCTCATCACCAGTCCGCTGCCCACGCTGATCACCATCGGCAACCACGACGCGCGGCCGTCGTTCAATGCGGTCTTCCGGCCCGAGGTCGACCCGACGTCTCCGGTGAATGTGGCGCTGACCGTCGGGGACGTCACGCTGCTCGCCGTCGACAGCTCGCTTCCCGGCGAGCGCCGGGGCTTCCTCGACGACGTCACAGTGAGTTGGCTGCGCACTGAACTGGATAACGCCGACGGGAAGGTCGTCGTCGCCTTCCACCACCCACCGGTGACGCTGGGCATGCCGATGATGGACTCGATCATGCAGTCCTCGCCGGAGCGTCTCGGCGATCTCGTCGACGCCCATCCGGAAATCGTGGCGCTGGTCTGCGGTCACG
This genomic interval from Gordonia sp. X0973 contains the following:
- a CDS encoding metallophosphoesterase, with the protein product MFVIAQLSDLHVNGTHRNRARIEAALHYVNSRAEGIDALLVTGDLTDHAAPEEMLEAHKLITSPLPTLITIGNHDARPSFNAVFRPEVDPTSPVNVALTVGDVTLLAVDSSLPGERRGFLDDVTVSWLRTELDNADGKVVVAFHHPPVTLGMPMMDSIMQSSPERLGDLVDAHPEIVALVCGHAHSGAVTTFRGRPLCLAPGVSSTLNLPFEGSAVVNRDQPAGVAFHLIDDDGRVITHFRAIPG